From the genome of Geothrix sp. 21YS21S-4, one region includes:
- the lipA gene encoding lipoyl synthase: MPRFSKRVGREVLEGHPRLPAWITKERVKLSDLHAMKKDLRESHLHTVCEEARCPNRTHCFTQGTATFLLMGEVCTRACGFCSIRSGKPRELDPREPAETAERVAALGLRFAVLTSVNRDDLPDGGAAHFAETVLAIRRRNPGVGVEVLVPDFLGDLEAVARVVAAGPAVFNHNTETVPSLYPEVRPAGRFERSLAVLRRAKALGTSLYGSAFRTKSGLMLGLGETEAELATTFQALAEADVDILTLGQYLRPTRHQLPVRRYVSPEEFADLGRQAKAFGLRTVYAGPLVRSSFNAHEVAEMEGVSIA, translated from the coding sequence ATGCCCCGTTTCTCGAAGCGCGTCGGCCGCGAAGTGCTGGAGGGCCATCCCCGCCTGCCGGCGTGGATCACCAAGGAGCGGGTGAAGCTGTCCGACCTCCACGCCATGAAGAAGGATCTGCGCGAATCGCACCTGCACACGGTCTGCGAAGAGGCCCGCTGCCCCAACCGGACCCACTGCTTCACCCAGGGAACCGCCACGTTCCTGCTGATGGGCGAGGTCTGCACCCGGGCCTGCGGGTTCTGCAGCATCCGCAGCGGGAAGCCCCGGGAGCTGGACCCGCGGGAACCCGCCGAGACCGCCGAGCGCGTGGCCGCGCTGGGCCTGCGCTTCGCGGTGCTCACCTCCGTCAACCGCGACGACCTGCCGGACGGGGGCGCGGCCCACTTCGCGGAGACCGTCCTGGCCATCCGCCGCCGCAATCCCGGCGTCGGCGTCGAGGTGCTGGTCCCGGACTTCCTGGGCGATCTGGAGGCCGTCGCCCGCGTGGTGGCCGCGGGTCCCGCCGTGTTCAACCACAACACCGAGACCGTGCCGAGCCTCTATCCCGAGGTGCGCCCCGCCGGCCGCTTCGAGCGCAGCCTCGCCGTCCTCCGCCGCGCCAAGGCCCTGGGAACCTCCCTCTACGGCTCCGCCTTCCGCACCAAGAGCGGACTGATGCTCGGCCTGGGCGAGACCGAAGCGGAACTGGCGACCACCTTCCAGGCGCTGGCGGAGGCCGACGTGGACATCCTCACCCTGGGCCAGTACCTCCGCCCCACGCGCCACCAGCTCCCCGTCCGCCGCTACGTCTCGCCCGAGGAATTCGCCGACCTGGGCCGCCAGGCCAAGGCCTTCGGCCTCCGCACCGTCTACGCCGGCCCCCTGGTGCGCTCCAGCTTCAACGCCCACGAAGTGGCGGAGATGGAAGGCGTCAGCATCGCCTGA
- the glyA gene encoding serine hydroxymethyltransferase yields the protein MYEVIRTSDPAVFQALELEVQRQRHQLELIASENYASRAVMQSMGSHFTNKYAEGYPGKRYYGGCSNVDIVENLARDRAKAIFGAEHANVQPHSGAQANMAVYLAALKPGDTVMGLDLAHGGHLTHGHPLNSSGILYNFVPYHVRQEDERVDMDEVRELARKHRPRMIVVGASAYSRTWNFPLFREICDEVDALLMVDMAHIAGLVATGHHPSPVPHADYVTTTTHKTLRGPRGGMILCKAHYAKDLDRAVFPGVQGGPLMHVIAAKAVALHEIQQPDFKAYSGQVIRNAHALSKGLQERGWRIVSGGTDNHLFLVDLRDHGLLGHEAEECLHRAGMTTNKNGIPFDPNPPLKPSGVRLGSPALTTRGMKEEEMDHIARFFDATLRHRADECTFARIRQEVFHLTDQFPIPE from the coding sequence ATGTATGAAGTGATCCGCACCTCCGACCCCGCTGTGTTCCAGGCCCTCGAGCTGGAGGTGCAGCGCCAGCGCCACCAGTTGGAACTCATCGCGTCGGAAAACTACGCGTCGCGGGCCGTCATGCAGTCCATGGGCTCGCATTTCACCAACAAGTACGCCGAGGGCTATCCGGGCAAGCGCTATTACGGCGGCTGCAGCAACGTGGACATCGTGGAGAATCTGGCCCGGGACCGCGCCAAGGCGATCTTCGGGGCGGAGCACGCCAACGTGCAGCCCCACAGCGGCGCCCAGGCCAACATGGCCGTCTACCTCGCCGCCCTGAAGCCCGGCGACACGGTGATGGGCCTGGACTTGGCCCACGGCGGCCACCTGACCCACGGCCACCCCCTGAACAGCTCGGGCATCCTCTACAACTTCGTGCCCTACCACGTCCGCCAGGAGGACGAGCGGGTGGACATGGACGAGGTGCGCGAGCTGGCCCGCAAGCACCGCCCCCGGATGATCGTCGTGGGCGCGTCGGCCTACAGCCGCACCTGGAACTTCCCCCTGTTCCGCGAGATCTGCGACGAGGTGGACGCCCTCCTGATGGTGGACATGGCCCACATCGCGGGCCTGGTCGCCACGGGCCACCACCCCAGCCCCGTGCCGCACGCGGATTATGTAACCACCACCACCCACAAGACCCTGCGGGGCCCCCGCGGCGGGATGATCCTCTGCAAAGCCCACTACGCAAAGGACTTGGATCGCGCAGTGTTCCCCGGCGTCCAGGGCGGCCCGCTCATGCACGTGATCGCGGCCAAGGCCGTGGCCCTCCACGAGATCCAGCAGCCGGACTTCAAGGCCTACAGCGGCCAGGTGATCCGCAATGCCCACGCCCTCTCCAAGGGCCTCCAGGAACGCGGCTGGCGGATCGTCAGTGGCGGAACGGACAACCACCTGTTCCTGGTTGATTTGCGCGACCACGGGCTCCTGGGCCACGAGGCCGAGGAGTGCCTCCATCGCGCGGGCATGACCACCAACAAGAACGGAATCCCCTTCGACCCCAACCCGCCCCTCAAGCCCTCCGGTGTCCGCCTGGGAAGCCCGGCGCTCACCACCCGGGGAATGAAGGAGGAGGAGATGGACCACATCGCCCGCTTCTTCGACGCCACCCTCCGGCACCGGGCCGACGAGTGCACCTTCGCCCGGATCCGGCAGGAAGTCTTCCATCTCACCGACCAGTTCCCCATTCCCGAGTAG
- a CDS encoding APC family permease, with translation MATVRRFLLGRRLASEESHEARISNPVALAVFSSDALSSVAYGTGEIMAVLGPYMAMAAFGPAVLSWSWPVAIGIVLLLAILTVSYRQTIYAYPSGGGAYIVAKENLGELPAQVAGASLLVDYVLTVAVSVSAGVTAITSAFPAADDHRIVLALAVVTFIGLMNLRGVKESGAVFAVPTYGFVISMFALIGLGFWRYFAGGVAVGEHHAVVAPPLPGWLALWVFMKAYAAGCTALTGVEAISNGVSAFREPTSRNASTTMVSMVLMLGAMFLGITWLANHFGIVYLGEGESLLSMLARRILGDGPGVAHAVYLTMQGFTMLILCLAANTAYADFPRLAAMMARDGFLPRQFSSQGDRLVFSNGIFILSLLSGILLWIFDAREHHLMPLYAVGVFLGFTLSQTGMVRHWLKLRGRRWAFKALINGAGGLTTFVVMMVIIVTKFTHGAWVVVLVLPIMVMTFFNIHRHYIRVKSILAGSRADFISPRKNRVVVLVSGIHSGVVQALNYAKVIADRGEVEALTVDFPDENGRDSAALERLRSDWPRYCEGIPLRAIRSPYRKIVEPIVEELDRMRRVEPEYTITVILPEFVTGHWWANILHNQTAWRIKGTLLMKPKTVVISIPYHLEPIVE, from the coding sequence ATGGCCACTGTCCGCCGTTTCCTCCTGGGTCGCCGCCTCGCCAGCGAGGAAAGCCACGAAGCCCGGATCAGCAATCCCGTCGCCCTGGCGGTGTTCAGCTCCGACGCGCTGTCCTCCGTGGCCTACGGCACGGGCGAGATCATGGCCGTGCTCGGCCCCTACATGGCCATGGCGGCCTTCGGCCCCGCGGTGCTGTCCTGGTCCTGGCCGGTGGCCATCGGGATCGTCCTGCTGCTGGCCATCCTGACCGTCAGCTACCGCCAGACCATCTACGCCTACCCCAGCGGGGGCGGCGCCTACATCGTGGCGAAGGAGAACCTCGGCGAGCTGCCCGCGCAGGTGGCGGGCGCCTCGTTGCTGGTGGACTACGTCCTGACGGTGGCGGTGAGCGTCTCCGCGGGCGTCACCGCCATCACCAGCGCCTTTCCCGCGGCGGACGACCACCGCATCGTCCTCGCCCTGGCCGTCGTCACGTTCATCGGGCTGATGAACCTGCGCGGGGTGAAGGAGAGCGGCGCGGTATTCGCCGTGCCCACCTACGGATTCGTGATCTCCATGTTCGCCCTCATCGGCCTCGGCTTCTGGCGCTACTTCGCCGGCGGCGTGGCGGTGGGAGAGCACCACGCGGTGGTGGCGCCGCCCCTGCCGGGCTGGCTGGCCCTGTGGGTGTTCATGAAGGCCTACGCGGCGGGCTGCACGGCCCTGACCGGCGTGGAGGCCATCTCCAATGGCGTGTCCGCCTTCCGCGAGCCCACCTCGCGCAATGCGAGCACGACGATGGTCTCCATGGTGCTCATGCTGGGGGCCATGTTCCTGGGCATCACCTGGCTGGCGAACCACTTCGGGATCGTCTACCTGGGCGAGGGCGAATCGCTGCTGTCCATGCTGGCGCGGCGGATCCTGGGCGACGGGCCGGGCGTGGCCCACGCGGTCTACCTGACCATGCAGGGGTTCACGATGCTGATCCTGTGCCTGGCCGCCAACACGGCCTACGCGGACTTCCCGCGGCTGGCGGCGATGATGGCCCGGGACGGCTTCCTGCCGCGGCAGTTCTCCAGCCAGGGCGACCGGCTGGTGTTCTCCAACGGGATCTTCATCCTGTCGCTCCTGTCGGGGATCCTGCTGTGGATCTTCGACGCGCGGGAGCACCACCTGATGCCGCTCTACGCGGTCGGCGTGTTCCTGGGTTTCACCCTCTCCCAGACCGGGATGGTGCGGCACTGGCTGAAGCTGCGCGGGCGGCGCTGGGCCTTCAAGGCGCTGATCAACGGCGCGGGCGGCCTCACCACCTTCGTGGTGATGATGGTGATCATCGTGACGAAGTTCACGCATGGCGCCTGGGTGGTGGTCCTGGTGCTGCCGATCATGGTGATGACCTTCTTCAACATCCACCGCCACTACATCCGCGTGAAGTCGATCCTCGCGGGCAGCCGGGCGGATTTCATCAGCCCCCGCAAGAACCGCGTGGTGGTGCTGGTCTCGGGCATCCACTCGGGCGTCGTCCAGGCCCTGAACTACGCCAAGGTGATCGCCGACCGGGGCGAAGTGGAGGCGCTCACGGTGGACTTCCCCGACGAGAACGGCCGCGACAGCGCCGCCCTGGAGCGGCTGCGGTCGGACTGGCCGCGCTACTGCGAGGGGATTCCCCTCCGCGCCATCCGCAGTCCCTACCGCAAGATCGTCGAGCCCATCGTGGAGGAACTCGACCGCATGCGGCGCGTGGAGCCGGAGTACACCATCACCGTGATCCTTCCCGAATTCGTAACCGGCCACTGGTGGGCGAACATCCTGCACAACCAGACGGCGTGGCGCATCAAGGGCACGCTGCTCATGAAGCCCAAGACGGTGGTGATCTCCATCCCCTACCATCTCGAGCCGATCGTGGAGTAA
- the purB gene encoding adenylosuccinate lyase, which translates to MSFLPPAEGSDLERFEHPLASRYASSAMVRLLSPLYRQRVWRRLWVALAEAEADLGLPIVPAQIAELKATQDAVDLDAISRHELALRHDVMAAIHAWGEQAPGARPIIHLGATSCFVTDNGDLLICQEALALLRMRLRDVISALTAFADQWKDQPTLGFTHFQPAQPTTVGKRATLWIQDLLLDLEDLDHLVRTTPVRGIKGTTGTQASFLELFGGDGAKVDDLEAAFCAKVGFPAIPVSGQTATRKLEDRIGQVLCGIAASASKFACDLRLLQHLKEVEEPFETQQIGSSAMPYKRNPMRSERINSLARFVLGLMPSTYQTSATQWMERTLDDSAHRRLAISQGLLAVDAILVLFRNVASGLVVYPRMIEARLSQELPFMAAEVLLMEAVKRGGDRQDLHERFRLAALEAGRRIKAEGRPNELLKLLAEDPAWAMTEVELAGLLDARRFTGRAGEQVRAFLSGPVTSALQDHALADEIAVRV; encoded by the coding sequence ATGTCCTTTCTTCCGCCCGCCGAGGGCTCCGACCTCGAGCGCTTCGAGCACCCCCTGGCATCGCGCTACGCGAGCAGCGCGATGGTGCGCCTGCTGTCGCCCCTCTACCGCCAGCGGGTGTGGCGCCGGCTGTGGGTGGCCCTGGCGGAAGCTGAAGCGGATCTGGGCCTGCCCATCGTTCCGGCCCAGATCGCCGAGTTGAAGGCCACCCAGGACGCCGTGGACCTCGACGCGATCTCCCGCCACGAACTGGCCCTGCGCCACGACGTCATGGCCGCCATCCACGCCTGGGGCGAGCAGGCGCCCGGCGCCCGGCCCATCATCCACCTGGGCGCCACCAGCTGCTTCGTCACCGACAACGGCGACCTCCTCATCTGCCAGGAGGCCCTGGCCCTTCTCCGGATGCGGCTGCGGGACGTGATCTCGGCCCTCACCGCCTTCGCCGACCAGTGGAAGGACCAGCCCACCCTCGGCTTTACCCACTTCCAGCCCGCCCAGCCCACTACCGTCGGCAAGCGCGCCACCCTGTGGATCCAGGACCTTCTCCTGGACCTGGAGGATCTCGACCACCTCGTCCGCACCACCCCCGTCCGCGGGATCAAGGGCACCACCGGCACCCAGGCCAGCTTCCTGGAGCTGTTCGGAGGCGATGGCGCCAAGGTGGACGACCTGGAGGCCGCGTTCTGCGCCAAGGTGGGCTTCCCCGCCATTCCCGTCAGCGGCCAGACGGCCACCCGCAAGCTGGAGGACCGCATCGGCCAGGTGCTGTGCGGGATCGCCGCCAGCGCCTCCAAGTTCGCCTGCGACCTGCGCTTGCTCCAGCACCTGAAGGAAGTGGAAGAGCCCTTCGAGACCCAGCAGATCGGCTCCAGCGCCATGCCCTACAAGCGCAATCCCATGCGCTCGGAGCGGATCAATAGCCTCGCCCGGTTCGTCCTGGGGCTGATGCCCTCCACCTACCAGACCAGCGCCACCCAGTGGATGGAGCGCACCCTGGACGACAGCGCCCACCGTCGTCTCGCCATCAGCCAGGGGCTCCTCGCGGTGGACGCGATCCTGGTCCTGTTCCGCAACGTGGCGTCGGGCCTGGTGGTCTATCCCCGGATGATCGAGGCGCGCCTGTCCCAGGAACTGCCTTTCATGGCCGCCGAGGTGCTCCTGATGGAGGCCGTCAAGCGCGGCGGGGACCGCCAGGATCTCCACGAGCGCTTCCGCCTGGCCGCCCTGGAGGCGGGCCGCCGGATCAAGGCCGAGGGCCGGCCCAACGAGCTGCTGAAGCTGCTGGCCGAGGATCCCGCCTGGGCCATGACCGAAGTGGAACTGGCTGGTCTCCTGGATGCCCGGCGCTTCACCGGCCGGGCCGGCGAGCAGGTGCGGGCCTTCCTTTCCGGTCCCGTGACCTCCGCCCTCCAGGATCACGCGCTGGCCGACGAAATCGCCGTCCGCGTTTGA
- a CDS encoding EamA family transporter, with protein MAWLGWALAAMVLMGLGNLGMRGAGQHGLGPAGVLFWVVVGELPLALAYWAFRGRPSAPPSGVAWAVGAGVFTALALIAVNESFARGGKAAVAVGIMNANFALVAILAFLLFREQLQPAKLVGLAATLSGLWLMAR; from the coding sequence ATGGCGTGGTTGGGTTGGGCATTGGCGGCGATGGTCCTGATGGGCCTGGGAAATCTGGGAATGCGGGGGGCGGGCCAGCACGGGCTCGGTCCTGCGGGCGTCCTGTTCTGGGTGGTGGTGGGCGAACTGCCCCTCGCCCTGGCCTACTGGGCCTTCCGCGGCCGGCCTTCGGCGCCGCCCAGCGGCGTGGCCTGGGCCGTCGGCGCCGGGGTGTTCACGGCCCTCGCCCTGATCGCGGTGAACGAGAGCTTCGCCCGGGGCGGCAAAGCCGCCGTGGCCGTGGGGATCATGAACGCCAATTTCGCCTTGGTGGCGATCCTGGCCTTTCTCCTCTTCCGCGAACAGCTCCAGCCCGCCAAGCTGGTGGGCCTCGCGGCCACCCTCTCCGGCCTCTGGCTGATGGCCCGCTGA
- a CDS encoding 4Fe-4S dicluster domain-containing protein produces MARKLDEPQARGDFFKSLGTLFAGFVAQRIEDAVTGLGPSLLRPPGALDELAFLTQCTRCDKCMRACPENAIFKAGPSAGLALGTPYIEPRSVPCYLCASLPCVAACEDAALLWPRLLEKEGPAAVRMGTARVKPDLCATWGTLEREPAPCQVCADRCPYPGEALRMEPDAEGGFPHPVVDAAFCTGCGQCVFACPVEPVAITVKPGRD; encoded by the coding sequence ATGGCCCGCAAGCTCGACGAACCCCAGGCCCGCGGGGACTTCTTCAAGTCCCTGGGCACCCTGTTCGCCGGGTTCGTGGCCCAGCGCATTGAAGACGCCGTCACGGGGCTGGGGCCGAGCCTGCTGCGCCCCCCCGGCGCCCTGGACGAACTGGCCTTCCTCACCCAGTGCACCCGGTGCGACAAGTGCATGCGGGCCTGTCCGGAGAACGCCATCTTCAAGGCCGGCCCCTCGGCGGGCCTGGCCCTTGGAACGCCCTACATCGAGCCCCGCAGCGTCCCCTGCTACCTGTGCGCGTCGCTCCCCTGCGTGGCCGCCTGCGAGGACGCCGCCCTCCTGTGGCCCCGCCTGCTGGAGAAGGAAGGCCCTGCGGCCGTCCGCATGGGCACCGCCCGCGTCAAGCCGGACCTGTGCGCCACCTGGGGCACCTTGGAGCGGGAACCCGCTCCCTGCCAGGTCTGCGCCGACCGCTGCCCCTACCCCGGCGAAGCGCTGCGGATGGAGCCCGACGCGGAGGGAGGCTTTCCGCACCCCGTGGTGGACGCCGCCTTCTGCACCGGCTGCGGCCAGTGCGTCTTCGCCTGTCCCGTCGAGCCCGTGGCGATTACCGTGAAGCCGGGAAGAGACTGA